In the genome of Candidatus Microbacterium phytovorans, one region contains:
- a CDS encoding HAMP domain-containing sensor histidine kinase yields MTSPPPPADRRRRMSVRTRIVAVITLVAAIGLISVGATVYLVERALSLEAIEGRLQDNLESARVIVAQGADDTGEWTGADAALKAVVQRMSPDDNTGAVGIIDGKAVWRSAVELDVDLTSAPGFVPYIADAVTSTDPLIGTYAQDGVVWRYLAAPIAVAGGAQAEEVIFAMAYDVSAELAEINGTAQAYLVAAGIALLVITAVATIVSTRLLRPLRRMRETAERVSAQSLSERLPVQGRDDVSELSSTMNAMLDRLDSALDSQRQLLSDVGHELKTPITIVRGNLEVMDVDDPADVRETQALAIDELERMDRLVQDLSAAAALHGPSPVTTARLDAGELMHQIVRKMQGIEGATVSTGAVADVVAQLDPGRITQAMLQLAQNAVTHGGGRIDVGSRVVGDTLELWVRDHGRGVRDADKLSVFERFHRGDARHGGSGLGLNIVQVIARAHGGSARVEDAPGGGALFVIAVPLAGASPREEPAVPPKPPLPPQPLREPVTTAGGA; encoded by the coding sequence GTGACCAGCCCGCCTCCGCCCGCCGACCGACGCCGCCGGATGTCGGTGCGCACCCGCATCGTCGCCGTCATCACCCTCGTCGCGGCGATCGGTTTGATCTCGGTGGGCGCGACGGTCTACCTCGTCGAGCGCGCCCTGTCGCTGGAGGCCATCGAGGGCCGCCTGCAGGACAACCTCGAATCGGCGCGCGTCATCGTCGCGCAGGGCGCCGACGACACCGGCGAATGGACAGGAGCCGACGCGGCCCTGAAGGCCGTCGTGCAGCGGATGAGCCCCGACGACAACACGGGCGCTGTGGGCATCATCGACGGTAAGGCGGTGTGGCGCTCGGCGGTCGAGCTCGACGTCGACCTGACGAGCGCACCCGGCTTCGTGCCCTACATCGCCGACGCGGTCACGAGCACCGATCCATTGATCGGCACCTACGCCCAGGACGGCGTGGTGTGGCGCTACCTCGCCGCACCGATCGCGGTCGCCGGCGGTGCGCAGGCCGAGGAAGTGATCTTCGCGATGGCGTACGACGTCTCGGCCGAGCTCGCCGAGATCAACGGCACCGCCCAGGCCTACCTCGTCGCCGCGGGGATCGCGCTGCTCGTCATCACCGCCGTGGCGACCATCGTCTCGACGCGCCTGCTCCGGCCCCTCCGGCGCATGCGCGAGACGGCCGAGCGGGTGTCGGCGCAGTCGCTCAGCGAACGCCTGCCCGTGCAGGGCCGTGACGACGTGTCGGAGCTGTCCAGCACGATGAATGCGATGCTGGACCGGCTCGACAGCGCCCTCGACTCCCAGCGGCAACTGCTGAGCGATGTCGGTCACGAGCTGAAGACCCCCATCACGATCGTGCGCGGCAACCTGGAGGTCATGGATGTCGACGACCCCGCCGACGTGCGCGAGACTCAGGCATTGGCCATCGATGAGCTCGAGCGGATGGACCGTCTCGTCCAGGACCTCAGTGCCGCAGCCGCCCTCCACGGCCCGTCGCCCGTGACCACCGCGCGGCTGGACGCGGGCGAGCTCATGCACCAGATCGTCCGCAAGATGCAGGGCATCGAGGGTGCGACGGTCTCGACGGGTGCCGTGGCCGACGTCGTCGCTCAGCTCGACCCCGGTCGTATCACGCAGGCGATGCTCCAGCTCGCGCAGAACGCCGTCACCCACGGCGGCGGTCGTATCGACGTCGGCAGCCGCGTCGTCGGCGACACCCTGGAACTCTGGGTGCGCGACCACGGCCGGGGTGTGCGGGATGCCGACAAGCTCAGCGTCTTCGAGCGGTTCCACCGCGGCGATGCCCGTCATGGCGGCAGCGGTCTGGGGCTCAACATCGTCCAGGTCATCGCGCGTGCGCATGGCGGGTCCGCTCGCGTCGAGGACGCTCCCGGGGGTGGCGCTCTCTTCGTGATCGCGGTGCCCTTGGCGGGCGCGTCGCCGCGGGAGGAGCCCGCCGTGCCGCCGAAGCCGCCGTTGCCTCCTCAGCCCCTGCGGGAGCCGGTCACGACAGCGGGAGGTGCGTGA
- a CDS encoding response regulator transcription factor, with protein MASILIAEDEARISGFIEKGLRSAGFATRVASTGPSALELAQSDEFDLMVLDVNLPGMDGFAVLEHLRGGGSRMPVIILTARVELHDTVAGLEGGADDYLGKPFRFDELLARIRLRMRKDEDTGSVAALAHRDLSLDVRTREARLDGRRVELSSREFALAEEFVRNAGQVLSREQLLSRVWGYDFDPGSNVADVYVGYLRQKLGADRIETVRGAGYRLV; from the coding sequence ATGGCATCCATTCTCATCGCGGAGGACGAGGCGCGGATCTCGGGATTCATCGAGAAGGGGCTGCGGTCGGCGGGTTTCGCGACGCGGGTCGCCTCGACGGGTCCGTCCGCGCTGGAACTGGCCCAGTCCGACGAGTTCGATCTGATGGTCCTCGACGTGAACCTGCCCGGCATGGACGGCTTCGCCGTGCTGGAACATCTGCGCGGCGGCGGCTCGCGGATGCCGGTGATCATCCTCACGGCGCGGGTGGAGCTGCACGACACGGTCGCCGGCCTCGAGGGCGGCGCCGACGACTATCTCGGCAAGCCGTTCCGGTTCGACGAGCTGCTCGCTCGCATCCGGCTGCGGATGCGCAAGGACGAGGACACGGGGAGCGTGGCCGCGCTCGCGCACCGCGACCTGAGCCTCGACGTGCGCACCCGCGAAGCCCGACTCGACGGTCGCCGCGTCGAGTTGTCGTCGCGGGAGTTCGCGCTGGCGGAGGAGTTCGTGCGCAACGCCGGACAGGTGCTCAGCCGCGAGCAGTTATTGAGCCGCGTGTGGGGGTACGACTTCGACCCCGGTTCGAACGTCGCCGACGTCTACGTGGGCTACCTGCGGCAGAAGCTCGGCGCCGACCGGATCGAGACGGTGCGGGGCGCGGGCTACCGCCTCGTCTGA
- a CDS encoding SMC family ATPase: MKLHRLDLTGFGPFREHQRVDFDAFDGDGVFLISGRTGAGKSCILDGVSFALYGTVPRYEGGERRLRSDHSFLGDPTEVRLEFTAGERRLRVTRAPEYDRPAKRGGGLTTEPQRAELEELVGDTWIGRAAKPREVALLLDEILGLNAQQFQQVILLAQNRFSRFLLATAAERQTLLRTLFGSRRFEKYRDDLEQRRKDAQRSLDTAGEHARTLLDLAERLIDQQGLRGEGEAAGDLAARRAAVTLAGQRASYRLDTRARERAAAEEAAALAERALADATAQAERLTQLAAARAELAEREADAPRIAEDKERLTHARSAEALRAPIDTAARAQRARDEAVEAERVARDEWETGGGAAGDDLHAIIDALTGDLALWAAAAEQEAALPAAEARLSATESAVAAGTAQVAELDAQQALLPAERERIDRELGDARLRAARADDLRGECQAVELRRAAAEQAAALAPVASRAEADHAIASAASAEAATTVTVLLQQRLRGHAAELAARLVDGEPCAVCGATAHPHPAEATDAPVTDDDLTAAEEARDRAAEHARRVGEEARAARDALTEALARAGGDDLDSLDAALTDLRGRLAAAKAAQDAVATLERQRTELDDLAAAAVAERDALRARVEEEARLLAAERATLHTQRAQVEAARGGHASVADRVAEATARRDRARTCLAAQEQLAERTRAADAAVRDRDERVAASAFADVDAVTAALLGAAEQDALDERIVAHAQALGAVRARLLDLELATVDATEVDLPAAQAARDQAASAFTAAIEAERDARAAAQQLDDLLRRIDDAYAEVAAVADDADVVTRLADTVAGRAPNTMKMDLETFVLAAELEEIVAAANLRLTEMSAGRYTLHHSDAKASHGRASGLGIDVLDAHTGRLRSPQSLSGGETFLASLALALGLAEVVTNRAGGLRLDTLFVDEGFGSLDPETLDLAMRTLDELRAGGRTVGVISHVEAMKEQLPAQVIVETTPEGPSIIRQDVTAAVG, encoded by the coding sequence GTGAAGCTCCACCGTCTCGACCTGACCGGATTCGGTCCGTTCCGCGAGCATCAGCGGGTCGATTTCGATGCCTTCGACGGCGACGGCGTCTTCCTCATCTCGGGGCGCACGGGAGCGGGAAAGTCCTGCATTCTCGACGGGGTGAGCTTCGCGCTCTACGGCACCGTCCCACGTTACGAGGGCGGTGAGCGGCGCCTTCGTTCAGATCACAGCTTCCTCGGCGATCCCACGGAAGTCCGCCTGGAGTTCACGGCCGGCGAGCGGCGCCTCCGCGTCACCCGCGCGCCCGAGTACGACCGTCCCGCCAAGCGGGGCGGCGGCCTCACGACGGAACCGCAGCGGGCCGAGCTCGAAGAGCTCGTCGGCGACACGTGGATCGGTCGCGCGGCCAAGCCGCGCGAGGTGGCGCTGCTGCTCGACGAGATCCTGGGGCTCAACGCACAGCAGTTCCAGCAGGTGATCCTCCTCGCCCAGAACCGGTTCTCGCGCTTTCTCCTCGCGACGGCCGCCGAGCGGCAGACGCTGCTGCGCACGCTGTTCGGCTCCCGTCGATTCGAGAAGTACCGCGACGACCTCGAGCAGCGCCGGAAGGACGCGCAGCGTTCGCTCGACACCGCCGGTGAACACGCGCGCACCCTCCTCGACCTCGCCGAGAGGCTCATCGACCAGCAGGGTTTGCGGGGCGAGGGAGAGGCGGCGGGCGACCTGGCCGCCCGCCGTGCCGCCGTCACCCTCGCAGGCCAGCGCGCCTCCTACCGCCTCGACACGCGCGCGAGGGAACGCGCAGCCGCCGAGGAGGCGGCCGCGCTCGCCGAGCGTGCGCTCGCCGACGCGACCGCCCAGGCCGAGCGCCTGACACAGCTGGCCGCGGCGCGTGCGGAGCTCGCCGAGCGCGAAGCCGACGCACCGCGCATCGCGGAGGACAAGGAACGTCTCACCCACGCCCGCTCCGCCGAGGCGTTGCGCGCACCCATCGACACCGCGGCGCGGGCGCAGCGGGCCCGCGATGAGGCAGTCGAGGCCGAACGCGTTGCGCGCGACGAGTGGGAGACGGGCGGCGGTGCCGCGGGCGACGACCTCCACGCCATCATCGACGCGCTCACGGGAGACCTGGCGCTGTGGGCGGCCGCGGCCGAGCAGGAGGCCGCGCTCCCCGCCGCCGAGGCCAGACTGTCGGCCACCGAGAGCGCCGTCGCGGCCGGTACAGCACAGGTCGCGGAGCTCGACGCCCAACAGGCGCTCCTCCCCGCCGAGCGGGAGAGGATCGATCGGGAGCTCGGCGACGCGCGTCTGCGCGCGGCCCGTGCCGACGACCTCCGCGGGGAGTGCCAGGCGGTCGAGCTCCGGCGCGCTGCGGCCGAACAGGCGGCTGCCCTCGCCCCGGTCGCCTCCCGCGCCGAAGCCGACCATGCGATCGCGAGCGCCGCGTCCGCCGAGGCCGCCACGACGGTCACGGTGCTCCTGCAGCAGCGGCTGCGCGGGCACGCCGCCGAGCTGGCGGCCCGCCTGGTCGACGGGGAGCCGTGCGCCGTCTGCGGCGCCACCGCGCACCCGCACCCCGCCGAAGCAACGGACGCGCCGGTCACCGATGACGACCTGACGGCAGCGGAAGAGGCCCGCGACCGCGCCGCCGAGCACGCGCGCCGCGTCGGCGAAGAAGCTCGGGCAGCCCGCGATGCGCTCACCGAGGCTCTCGCGCGCGCCGGCGGCGACGACCTCGACAGCCTCGACGCCGCCCTCACCGACCTTCGTGGCCGTCTTGCCGCCGCGAAGGCAGCTCAGGATGCCGTGGCGACGCTCGAACGTCAGCGCACCGAGCTCGACGACCTCGCGGCCGCCGCGGTGGCCGAGCGCGACGCCCTCCGTGCCCGCGTCGAGGAGGAAGCGCGCCTCCTCGCCGCGGAGCGGGCCACGCTGCACACCCAGCGCGCGCAGGTCGAGGCAGCCCGGGGAGGTCACGCGTCCGTGGCGGATCGCGTCGCCGAGGCGACCGCCCGTCGCGACCGCGCGCGCACCTGCCTCGCCGCGCAGGAGCAGCTCGCCGAACGCACCCGCGCCGCCGATGCGGCCGTGCGCGACCGCGACGAGCGCGTGGCGGCATCCGCCTTCGCCGATGTCGACGCCGTCACCGCCGCCCTCCTCGGCGCCGCCGAGCAGGATGCCCTCGACGAGCGGATCGTCGCGCACGCGCAGGCACTCGGCGCGGTGCGCGCCCGTCTCCTCGATCTCGAGCTCGCCACCGTCGACGCGACGGAGGTCGACCTTCCGGCCGCGCAGGCCGCGCGCGATCAGGCGGCGTCGGCCTTCACCGCCGCGATCGAGGCGGAGCGCGACGCCCGGGCCGCCGCTCAGCAGCTCGACGATCTCCTGCGCCGGATCGACGACGCCTATGCGGAGGTGGCGGCCGTCGCCGACGACGCCGACGTCGTCACCCGCCTCGCCGACACCGTGGCCGGTCGCGCGCCCAACACGATGAAGATGGACCTCGAGACGTTCGTCCTCGCCGCGGAGCTCGAGGAGATCGTCGCGGCCGCCAACCTGCGTCTCACCGAGATGTCCGCCGGCCGCTACACCCTGCACCACTCCGACGCGAAGGCTTCGCACGGCCGGGCGTCAGGGCTCGGCATCGACGTCCTCGACGCGCACACCGGCCGGTTGCGCTCGCCCCAGTCGCTGTCGGGAGGGGAGACCTTCCTCGCCTCGCTCGCTCTGGCCCTGGGGCTCGCCGAAGTGGTGACGAACCGCGCCGGCGGACTGCGCCTCGACACCCTCTTCGTCGACGAGGGCTTCGGCTCACTCGATCCCGAAACCCTCGACCTCGCCATGCGCACCCTCGACGAGTTGCGCGCCGGCGGCCGCACCGTCGGGGTGATCAGCCACGTCGAGGCCATGAAGGAGCAACTGCCCGCGCAGGTCATCGTCGAGACGACGCCCGAAGGCCCGAGCATCATCCGCCAGGACGTCACCGCGGCCGTCGGCTGA